Proteins from one Podospora pseudoanserina strain CBS 124.78 chromosome 1, whole genome shotgun sequence genomic window:
- a CDS encoding hypothetical protein (EggNog:ENOG503P954) encodes MATMIDNDAIPSYSRTTLDALSPEDFETASIRSAAPSYTSDAPSYHTLNPHPDPTPPYSPPPPSSSSTSASSLPPLLPPSTSPTPTRGLPPVPTGPIPSPSLSLSSFRIPSWSPSNPQARHYHNVALRRAASSSTSSPNNASQETLRRVMLERIEEEESRRRIRPLEDPYLVGEAAATRARQERLARENGDDILIRENRRWDWFLRQMKEREEREERIRRLGGGGASGEGSGGRTGFGIVGRGGRLAFRVGGRS; translated from the exons ATGGCAACCATGATCGACAACGACGCCATCCCCTCCTACAGCCGAACAACTCTCgacgccctctcccccgaaGACTTCGAAACAGCTTCCATTCGCTCCGCCGCTCCCTCGTACA CTAGCGACGCTCCCAGTTATCACACCTTAAACCCCCACCCAgacccaacacccccctattccccccctcccccatcctcctcctccacatctgcttcttccctcccccccttactccccccatcaacctcccccactCCCACCCGGGGCCTCCCCCCGGTGCCCACCGGCccaatcccctccccctccctatccCTATCCTCCTTCCGCATCCCCTCCTGgtccccatccaacccccaagcGCGTCACTACCACAACGTCGCCCTCCGCCGCGCCGcctcgtcgtcgacctcGTCGCCGAACAACGCCTCCCAGGAGACACTGAGAAGAGTCATGCTGGAGCGCatagaggaggaggagtcccGCCGGAGAATCAGACCGTTGGAAGACCCCTatctggttggggaggcagCCGCCACGAGGGCGAGGCAGGAGAGGTTGGCCAGGGAGAATGGGGATGATATCCTGATTAGGGAGAACAGGAGGTGGGATTGGTTTCTGAGGCAGATgaaggagcgggaggagcgagaggagaggataaggcggttggggggagggggggcaagTGGAGAGGGGAGCGGTGGGAGGACTGGGTTTGGCattgttgggaggggggggaggttggcctttagggttggggggaggtcgTGA
- the VMA11 gene encoding v-type proton ATPase 16 kDa proteolipid subunit 2 (COG:C; EggNog:ENOG503P3B0), with protein sequence MADSELSPKFAPFFGMAGIAAAMIFGSMGAAYGTAKAGIGIAGVGTFRPDLIMKCLIPVVMSGIIAVYALVISVLIAQDLAPPDAGGANYSLFNGFMHLACGLSVGLTGLAAGYCIGVVGDKGVRSYMQQSRVFVGMVLILIFGEVLGLYGLIVGLILNTKSKG encoded by the exons ATGGCTGACTCGGAGCTCTCCCCCAAGTTCGCGCCCTTCTTCGGAATG GCCGGCATCGCTGCAGCCATGATCTTTGGCA GCATGGGTGCAGCATATGGTACCGCAAAGGCCGGCATTGGTATCGCGGGTGTGGGCACCTTCAGGCCAGACCTGATCATGAAGTGTCTGATCCCCGTCGTCATGTCGGGTATCATCGCCGTCTATGCCCTCGTCATCTCAGTCCTGATCGCCCAGGACCTTGCGCCACCTGATGCTGGGGGTGCCAACTACAGCCTGTTCAACGGCTTCATGCATCTTGCCTGTGGGCTGTCAGTCGGACTCACAGGTCTCGCCGCCGGTTACTGCAttggcgttgttggcgaCAAGGGTGTCAGATCGTACATGCAACAGTCGAGAGTGTTTGTCGGCATGGTGCTTATTCTCATTTTCGGAGAAGTTCTTGGTCTTTATGG ccTCATCGTCGGTCTCAttctcaacaccaagagcAAGGGCTAA
- the ROM2 gene encoding RHO1 GDP-GTP exchange protein 2 (EggNog:ENOG503NU13; COG:T), with protein sequence MADYQPDRVPQSRHHQQGHADTYQRDAAFSNIFGAAPPPGRSQTMTSSVHPPEFMQPGRTQTMTSTSGMSDMQRPPPQRPPHGGGGGGGGFGGPMPRQRPNDRGGYDYYQTQGQPRSASTGNQVPSPQFLQQQQQRRPFPGSPPPQQGQQGYPPQHYNQQYQQQPPPRRPPQGSPPQDYHSPQQTATQRFYQGGRPAPAMNADPYRSQSLASYPRGPPMYQPPPQQYQQQAPSANALRNAQYSNQHSARTTAQGRVVPERHFEDRSNTMTGYPSHDRDSHQTMSGRVIPNRRPAGRDSSGGHSVTADYLANSSHSSPNPGHAMGYGPPGSQTRTVSMASSVGNDSQRTMSMASTITPSIAPTDRSDTTIVQRSSVGSERPPTARIRPPIVYPALLSRVAECFRRKIVVGDRTKNELTYTNAFSGAEAVDVLSYIIRTTDRNLALLLGRALDAQKFFHDVQYEHRLRDSTYEMYQFRETMSDEANEEPGVNGVFVLLSECYSPTCTRDQLCYSIACPRRLEQVSRLKLTMGPGLKREGEATVGDDDVDQTDEQRLWINTVPKEIADSIGDREKKRQEVIAEVCYTERDFVKDLEYLRDFWIFPLRGKINGMSPLPPQRREKVVKTIFSNIIDPPSIHAVSSKFARALTERQQKTPVVKNIGDVFLEYVPHFEPFIHYGSKQLEGKHEFENERAINKDFALFVDEIERRRESRKLELNGYLTKPTTRLARYPLLLENVLKYTEDGNPDKEDIPKVLTLIRDFLSRVNAESGKAENRFNLRRLHENLKFRPNERVDLKLTHEGREMVYKTQFKKTPTETTADITAYLFDHAILLVRIKQVGKTEDIKAYRRPIPLELLSIKEMDEVIPQSGSVKRTSSSLLPLRAANDTKKGEWPVTFRHLGKNGYELTLYASSQSGRQKWLEFIDAAQSKLRARADFFNTTVISSGFFSPQNKINCITPFDGGRKLIYGTDSGIYMSDRRARDGNAAPRRVIDVTGVTQVDVLEEYQLLLVLSNKSLLSYQLGALDPNEPLSSKRAKKIQNHCNFFKSGICLGRHLVCCVRSSALSTTIKVYEPNDAMSRTKKQKGLSKMFNAGQDELKPFKEFYIPTESTSVHFLKSKLCVACARGFEVVSLETLETQSLLDQADTSLDFVSRKEGVKPIHIERLNGEFLLNYSEFSFYVNRNGWRAKPEWRLDWEGSPQAFALSYPWILAFEPNFIELRHLENLSVHIVPHRNLRMLHCSTHEILFAYEDEQGQDVVGAIDFWKSQRGSMYPVDGAAPAALPSTEGGGQGAASGTSGQQQQQPPRLTVNI encoded by the exons ATGGCCGATTATCAACCGGACCGAGTGCCACAGTCGAGGCATCACCAGCAGGGACATGCCGACACCTACCAGCGAGAtgccgccttctccaacatcttTGGCGCCGCACCGCCCCCGGGCCGTTCGCAGACTATGACCTCGTCCGTCCACCCGCCCGAATTCATGCAACCGGGTCGCACCCAAACTATGACATCCACTTCAGGCATGTCGGACATGCAGCGACCTCCGCCTCAACGGCCACCTcatggcgggggaggaggaggaggaggattcggCGGGCCTATGCCGCGACAGCGGCCGAACGACCGAGGAGGGTACGACTACTACCAGACGCAAGGTCAACCGCGCTCGGCTTCGACCGGAAACCAGGTCCCGTCGCCCCAATttcttcagcaacagcaacaacggcGCCCCTTCCCCGGaagcccgccgccgcagcagggGCAACAGGGCTACCCGCCTCAGCACTATAACCAGCAATatcagcagcaaccgccgccgcgcAGGCCACCTCAGGGGTCGCCGCCCCAGGACTATCACAGCCCTCAGCAAACCGCAACCCAACGGTTCTACCAAGGCGGCAGACCCGCTCCGGCGATGAATGCCGACCCCTATCGATCTCAGTCTCTGGCGAGCTATCCGAGAGGACCCCCGATgtatcaacctcctccgcaacaatACCAGCAACAAGCCCCATCTGCCAACGCCCTTCGCAATGCTCAGTATAGTAACCAGCACTCGGCGCGGACCACCGCACAGGGCCGGGTTGTGCCCGAGAGACACTTTGAGGATCGTTCCAATACCATGACCGGTTATCCCTCCCACGATCGAGATTCTCACCAGACGATGAGTGGCCGCGTGATTCCGAATAGAAGGCCGGCGGGGCGCGACAGTAGCGGTGGTCATTCGGTGACGGCAGACTATCTGGCCAATAGCTCGCATAGCTCGCCAAATCCAGGGCATGCTATGGGGTACGGTCCCCCCGGATCTCAGACAAGGACGGTCAGTATGGCCTCCTCAGTTGGAAACGACAGTCAAAGGACAATGTCAATGGCCAGCACCATCACACCTTCGATAGCCCCAACAGACAGAAGCGACACTACGATTGTTCAGAGGTCATCTGTAGGCAGTGAGAGACCACCGACAGCTAGAATTCGGCCACCAATTGTGTACCCGGCTCTCCTATCTCGTGTTGCCGAGTGTTTCCGGCGAAAGATCGTGGTGGGAGACAGGACCAAGAACGAACTGACATACACCAACGCCTTCAGCGGTGCCGAGGCGGTTGATGTTTTGTCTTACATTATCAGAACCACAGATCGAAACCTGGCTTTGCTACTGGGGCGCGCACTCGACGCACAAAAGTTCTTTCACGACGTCCAGTACGAACATAGGTTGCGCGACTCGACCTACGAAATGTACCAGTTCCGCGAGACGATGTCGGACGAAGCGAACGAGGAACCGGGGGTGAACGGTGTCTTTGTACTGCTCTCCGAGTGTTACTCTCCAACTTGCACCAGAGATCAACTGTGCTATTCTATTGCATGCCCAAGACGACTGGAGCAGGTGTCTAGGCTCAAGCTGACTATGGGTCCTGGTCtcaaaagagaaggagaggccacggttggtgacgatgatgttgatCAAACAGACGAACAAAGACTCTGGATCAACACCGTTCCCAAGGAGATTGCTGACAGCATCGGAGATCGTGAAAAGAAGAGACAGGAGGTTATTGCGGAAGTCTGCTACACGGAAAGAGATTTCGTCAAGGACTTGGAGTATCTTCGTGACTTTTGGATCTTCCCACTGCGTGGAAAGATCAACGGCATGTCGCCACTTCCACCACAGAGACGAGAAAAGGTGGTCAAGACGATTTTCAGCAATATCATCGATCCGCCAAGTATCCACGCCGTCAGCTCCAAGTTTGCCAGGGCACTTACGGAGCGTCAGCAAAAGACGCCGGTTGTCAAAAACATTGGTGACGTGTTCCTGGAGTATGTGCCGCACTTCGAGCCGTTCATTCACTACGGTTCCAAGCAGCTGGAGGGCAAGCACGAGTTCGAAAATGAACGGGCCATAAACAAGGACTTTGCGCTTTTTGTGGATGAAATTGAACGGCGGAGAGAGTCGAGGAAACTGGAACTGAACGGTTACCTGACAAAACCGACGACGAGGCTGGCCAGGTATCCGTTGCTGTTGGAGAACGTCTTGAAATACACTGAAGACGGCAACCCTGATAAGGAGGATATTCCCAAGGTGCTGACCTTGATCCGTGATTTCCTCAGCAGGGTGAATGCCGAGTCTGGAAAGGCTGAGAATCGTTTCAACTTGCGCAGACTTCACGAGAACCTCAAGTTCCGTCCCAACGAAAGGGTCGACTTGAAGCTCACACATGAGGGCCGTGAGATGGTGTACAAGACTCAGTTCAAAAAGACGCCGACGGAAACGACAGCCGATATCACTGCTTACTTGTTTGACCATGCTATCCTTTTGGTTCGGATCAAACAGGTGGGCAAGACGGAGGACATTAAAGCGTATAGGAGG CCGATTCCGCTGGAGCTTCTTTCCATCAAGGAGATGGACGAGGTTATTCCGCAGTCTGGTTCCGTCAAGAGGACATCGTCTAGTTTACTGCCTCTTCGCGCGGCCAATGACACCAAAAAGGGCGAATGGCCCGTCACTTTCCGGCATCTAGGCAAGAACGGTTACGAGCTGACGCTGTATGCTTCGAGCCAGTCCGGACGACAGAAGTGGCTCGAGTTCATCGATGCTGCGCAGTCCAAGCTGAGAGCCCGTGCCGACTTCTTCAACACGACTGTCATCTCGTctggcttcttctcgcccCAGAACAAGATCAACTGCATCACGCCTTTCGATGGCGGTCGCAAGCTTATTTACGGTACCGACAGCGGCATCTACATGTCGGATCGTCGCGCCAGGGACGGAAACGCAGCACCGCGCCGTGTGATAGACGTGACGGGTGTGACGCAGGTTGATGTCCTGGAGGAATATCAGCTTCTGCTGGTTCTCTCCAACAAGTCGCTGTTGTCGTATCAGCTCGGTGCGCTGGATCCCAACGAGCCGCTCTCGTCCAAGAGGGCCAAGAAGATTCAGAACCACTGTAACTTCTTCAAGTCGGGTATCTGTCTGGGGAGACATCTTGTCTGCTGCGTCCGAAGCAGCGCGCTGTCTACCACGATCAAGGTCTACGAACCGAACGACGCCATGTCCCGcaccaagaagcaaaaaggTCTCTCCAAAATGTTCAACGCCGGCCAGGACGAACTCAAGCCGTTCAAGGAGTTTTACATCCCCACCGAATCGACGTCGGTCCACTTCCTTAAATCCAAACTGTGTGTCGCCTGCGCTAGAGGGTTTGAAGTTGTTTCTCTCGAAACGCTGGAAACGCAATCGCTGCTCGACCAAGCCGACACGTCACTGGATTTCGTgtcgaggaaggaaggggtcAAGCCTATTCACATTGAGCGCCTTAACGGGGAGTTTTTGCTGAATTACAGCGAGTTTTCGTTTTATGTGAACAGGAACGGGTGGAGGGCGAAGCCGGAGTGGAGGCTGGACTGGGAAGGGTCACCGCAGGCGTTTGCGTTGAGCTACCCGTGGATTCTGGCGTTTGAGCCGAACTTCATCGAGCTAAGGCATTTGGAGAATCTGTCGGTGCATATTGTGCCGCATAGGAACTTGAGGATGCTGCATTGCAGCACGCATGAG ATCTTGTTTGCGTACGAGGATGAGCAAGGACAGGATGTGGTTGGGGCGATTGACTTTTGGAAGAGCCAGAGGGGGAGTATGTACCCTGTTGATGGGGCGGCGCCGGCAGCGTTGCCGTCGACAGAGGGGGGTGGCCAAGGGGCGGCGTCGGGTACTtcggggcagcagcagcagcagccgcctaGGTTGACGGTGAATATCTAA
- a CDS encoding hypothetical protein (EggNog:ENOG503NUPP; COG:S), with protein sequence MVLRKFELEAKLKDDNQLIQTGVLRNEHPFDTSPEFHDFLMACRRGDLKRCQELISEGVNINGKDAYDYTPLIIASLCGHYELVQLLLESGALADPDSFERERAVYNALNNKIRNLLLSYDYTKTADPLQYWSTHITSLLSREIPPTSDITLSAPNEDFHLHKFILSARSPYFKRKFAEAPDTTTWKLSHNIPVEAFRIVLRYLYLGDLPRDFVTPRSTVTEEEVFKGIDKLCKQLEIDKLWEAVLSNDRRLARQRQQDEVARAQDQISAFFRDTVLKHKIEVDTRKAGQVKWPQHNAIFANVFLQADEELPEDDTPEEEEEEDDDEPHPPTPNGGGIPIGPAGSSKPPTKTPKKPRRSTLYPVHKPFLIRSPYFATMFASPFLESQPSSHLHIIHIDCTPPVLEVILSYLYTEVSTCPLEHALELLYASDMLLLDALKSKAAVTISTLGSGNTNALVDRTHHHDDGSTTKEKVEQEPINVYDVIHAAWDLSVQRLEEFCARYLASRLEDYIDEKEFHDLIAESASRLKARQETDTIELLDDIRYYLGERFRLRFEGEGLEEMLDDEQFAEEEYQGLDLEGPDVGLEELAMTMGGGEDAGYVGNGDEAVVEGVDRGDEGERGGVVTLGGEVVEDEFASDAVNYHILVEKIDRMLESLKLDA encoded by the exons ATGGTGCTCCGAAAGTTCGAGCTTGAGGCTAAGCTCAAAGACGACAACCAGCTTATTCAGACTGGAGTCTTGCGAAATGAGCACCCCTTCGACACATCGCCAGAATTCCACGATTTTTTGATGGCATGTCGCCGCGGTGATTTGAAGCGGTGTCAGGAACTGATCTCTGAGGGCGTTAACATCAACGGCAAAGACGCTTACGATTATACTCCGCTCATCATT GCCAGTCTCTGTGGTCATTATGAACTGGTTcagctgttgttggaaaGCG GAGCCCTGGCCGACCCAGACTCGtttgagagagaaagagctGTATACAACGCCTTGAACAACAAGATTCGGAATTTGCTGCTTTCATATGATTACACCAAGACAGCGGATCCGTTGCAGTACTGGTCGACCCATATCACATCTCTGCTGTCTCGCGAGATTCCACCAACATCAGACATTACTCTGTCAGCACCAAACGAGGACTTTCACCTGCACAAGTTCATCCTGTCAGCGAGGTCACCATATTTCAAGAGAAAGTTTGCGGAAGCGCCCGACACTACCACCTGGAAACTGTCTCACAACATTCCTGTCGAGGCCTTCCGGATAGTCCTTCGCTATCTTTACTTGGGTGACCTCCCCCGAGATTTCGTCACCCCACGAAGCACCGTCACCGAGGAAGAGGTCTTCAAAGGCATCGACAAGCTCTGCAAGCAACTGGAAATCGACAAGCTCTGGGAAGCCGTCCTCTCCAATGACCGCCGACTAGCCCGCCAACGCCAGCAAGACGAAGTCGCCCGCGCACAAGATCAgatctcggccttcttccgGGACACAGTTCTAAAACACAAAATCGAAGTAGACACTCGCAAAGCCGGCCAGGTAAAATGGCCCCAGCACAACGCCATCTTTGCCAATGTATTCCTTCAAGCCGATGAGGAGCTCCCAGAGGATGACaccccagaagaagaagaagaagaagatgatgatgaacctcaccccccaactccaaacggAGGCGGCATCCCCATCGGCCCAGCCGGCTCTtccaaaccacccaccaaaaccccaaaGAAACCCCGGCGCTCAACCCTCTACCCAGTCCACAAACCCTTCCTGATCCGCTCCCCCTACTTCGCAACAATGTTCGCCTCCCCCTTTCTGGAgtctcaaccctcctcccacctccacatCATCCACATCGACTGCACCCCCCCGGTCCTAGAAGTAATCCTCTCCTACCTCTACACCGAAGTCTCCACCTGCCCCCTCGAGCAcgccctcgagctccttTACGCCTCCGACATGCTTCTGCTCGACGCACTCAAGTCAAAGGCCGCGGTCACGATTTCAACCCTCGGATCAGGCAACACCAACGCTTTGGTCGACCGCACGCACCACCACGATGATGGATCGACaacaaaggaaaaggtaGAGCAGGAACCGATCAACGTCTATGATGTCATCCACGCGGCGTGGGACTTGTCAGTTCAGCGGCTGGAGGAGTTTTGCGCGAGGTATCTGGCGAGCAGGCTTGAGGATTACATTGACGAGAAGGAGTTTCACGACTTGATCGCGGAGAGTGCGAGTAGGCTGAAGGCGAGGCAGGAGACGGACACGATCGAGTTGTTGGATGATATCAGGTATTatttgggggagaggttcaggttgaggtttgagggggaggggttggaggagatgttggatgatgagcagtttgcggaggaggagtatcAGGGGTTGGACCTGGAGGGACCggatgttgggttggaggagttggcgatgacgatggggggaggggaggatgcgGGTTATgtggggaatggggatgaggccgttgttgagggggttgataggggggatgaaggggaaagggggggagtggttaccttggggggggaggtggtggaggacgaGTTTGCGAGTGATGCGGTGAATTATCATATTTTGGTGGAGAAGATTGATCGGATGTTGGAGAGTCTGAAGTTGGATGCCTGA
- a CDS encoding hypothetical protein (EggNog:ENOG503PZNE), with translation MNACPCANYYNRPNPNRCTNYVSKFGERCKLCVTVKDGQSMTRGLLPEDELWMTATPGYNDQAYGSGGQGSKSGNKKSGSSSGGYISSWLRK, from the exons ATGAACGCCTGCCCATGTGCAAACTATTACAAT AGACCCAACCCGAACCGTTGCACAAATTACGTATCCAAGTTCGGCGAGCGGTGTAAGCTCTGCGTC ACAGTCAAGGACGGCCAGTCAATGACGCGAGGCTTGCTGCCCGAGGATGAGCTGTGGATGACTGCCACACCGGGGTACAATGACCAAGCTTATGGCAGCGGCGGTCAGGGATCCAAGAGTGGCAACAAGAAATCTGGGAGCAGCAGTGGCGGGTACATATCCTCGTGGTTGAGGAAGTGa
- a CDS encoding hypothetical protein (EggNog:ENOG503P8ZY) yields MLLTSSQVSIAVSSGVVFFFTLALFLSGYTIQQRTLREIRASINRPKPSPKIFLPDRFKQSTTELEDGTIVIIEDENISRPPRPLKEILLEEEKEKELEREREVVISVVPTVPTEEEVLAEKKQVEEKEKKEGGLLGWMRTSKKAEKKTEGDDGEQEGEDGEEGPQKPISRAERRKRIKEELMRLAQGEERGWYQRRLY; encoded by the exons atgcTCCTCACCTCCAGCCAAGTCTCCATAGCCGTCTCCTCCGGCGTCG TATTCTTCTTCACTTTAGCTCTCTTCCTGTCAGGGTACACAATCCAACAACGCACCCTCCGCGAAATTAGAGCGAGCATCAACCGCCCTaaaccctcccccaaaatcTTCCTCCCTGATCGGTTCAAGCAATCGACCACTGAGCTCGAGGATGGGACGATAGTGATCATCGAGGATGAGAATATCTCCCGCCCGCCGAGACCACTGAAAGAAAtcttgttggaggaggagaaggaaaaggagctggaacgggagagggaggtggtgatctcTGTTGTTCCTACTGTTCCcactgaggaggaggtgctggctgagaagaagcaggtggaggagaaggaaaagaaggaggggggcCTGCTTGGGTGGATGAGGACTAGTAAgaaggctgagaagaagacaGAAGGAGACGATGGTGagcaagaaggggaagacggggaggaagggCCACAGAAACCAATCAGCAGAGCGGAGAGACGGAAGAggatcaaggaggagctgatGAGACTGGCGCAAGGTgaagaaagggggtggtATCAGAGGAGGTTGTACTGA
- the KIN3 gene encoding G2-specific serine/threonine protein kinase (EggNog:ENOG503NU17; COG:D; BUSCO:EOG092626EQ): MKFLKRLVRPSLSLLLCHGSFGVIRRVRRKQDGMILCRKEISYLKMSQKEREQLHAEFQILSTLRHPNIVGYYHREHLKATQDLHLYMEYCGNGDLGRVIKELQQKNQYAEESFVWSIFSQLVSALYRCHYGVDPPEVGKTVLGLGTTARPKAPSGGTIILHRDLKPENVFLGEDNSVKLGDFGLSKVMASHDFASTYVGTPFYMSPEICAAEKYTLKSDIWSLGCIIYELCTREPPFNAKTHFQLVQKIKEGKIAPLPACYSSELFAVIKDCLRVNPDRRPDTAALLNLPVVRLMRKEKEVVEFSKTLKAKEDSLNRRIREVDQKLALLDHDKVAIRQEIDASLRREWEVKARLEIDRLVGLEIERLKKEFEREVEARAEAKVEARLEVELQRRKQLEEKEQHRPAELSSSKDSYQHSSISSISPTEDEFPSTTDITEPESPADTSMTQPSFKTARTPFGRAQTMFVMAPPVGTPMDVDASPVAIAHLSLSPRRKIETKAPHNPSNIFAAAAANTQASGDRPPSPVNYGSDSDDEDMPSPTRNIKASSKNPFTSKGRPQLHAQKSMPVHRLQSKQTTTLQSKTVGAVASNPDFGTGGLTLRQAGSNGALGHQQQQQGNSPGLRRLSKIPSAAGLNKNLSDAKKEGELHTTVSMTGLNKISGGMRSNIQGRTLVELQQARAGGRPLSGIMTGEGFSSGLNANTGGIGGGGSPVRAFREHAAAANRGLGAEPAAVWNPETDEMPSPFLVRRKPIVKA; encoded by the exons ATGAAGTTCTTGAAAAGATTGGTACGTCCTTCCCTGTCGCTTTTGCTCT GCCACGGCTCGTTTGGCGTCATCCGGCGAGTACGCCGCAAGCAGGACGGCATGATCCTCTGCCGGAAAGAGATCAGCTACCTCAAAATGTCCCAAAAGGAGCGCGAACAGTTACACGCCGAGTTCCAGATCCTCTCGACGCTGCGCCATCCCAACATTGTCGGCTACTACCACCGCGAACACCTCAAGGCGACCCAAGATTTGCACCTGTACATGGAATACTGCGGGAATGGGGATCTCGGTCGGGTCATCAAGGAGTTGCAACAAAAGAACCAGTATGCTGAGGAGTCGTTTGTGTGGAGCATCTTTTCGCAGCTCGTTTCGGCCCTCTACCGCTGCCACTACGGCGTCGACCCACCAGAAGTTGGTAAGACcgtgttgggtttgggaacGACAGCGAGGCCTAAGGCGCCGTCGGGTGGCACCATCATTCTTCATCGTGATTTGAAGCCAGAGAATG TCTTCCTCGGCGAGGACAACTCGGTCAAACTCGGCGACTTTGGCCTCTCCAAAGTGATGGCCTCCCACGACTTCGCCTCCACCTACGTCGGAACCCCCTTTTACATGTCCCCCGAAATCTGCGCCGCCGAGAAATACACACTGAAATCTGACATTTGGTCATTGGGATGCATCATCTACGAACTCTGCACTAGGGAACCACCGTTCAACGCCAAGACGCACTTTCAGCTCGTccagaagatcaaggaggggaagattgCGCCGCTTCCGGCCTGTTATTCGTCGGAGCTTTTCGCGGTGATCAAGGACTGCCTCCGGGTGAACCCGGATAGGAGACCGGACACGGCGGCATTGTTGAACCTCCCGGTGGTTAGGTTGatgagaaaggaaaaggaggtggTCGAGTTCAGCAAGAcgctcaaggccaaggaggactCGCTCAACAGGCGGATTCGGGAGGTGGACCAGAAGTTGGCCTTGTTGGATCATGACAAAGTGGCAATCAGGCAGGAGATCGACGCTTCCCTGAGGAGGGAATGGGAAGTcaaggcgaggttggagatTGACCGGCTGGTAGGGTTGGAGATTGAGAGGCTCaagaaggagtttgagaggGAAGTCGAGGCCAGGGCGGAAGCCAAGGTTGAGGCCCGCCTCGAAGTCGAACTCCAACGTCGAAAGCAGCTCGAGGAAAAGGAACAGCACCGCCCCGCGGAgctctcttcttccaagGACTCATATCAGCACTCGTCGATTTCTTCTATCAGCCCGACAGAGGACGAGTTCCCCTCGACGACCGATATCACCGAGCCTGAATCGCCGGCCGATACCTCCATGACGCAACCGTCCTTCAAGACGGCGCGCACTCCCTTTGGGAGAGCCCAGACCATGTTTGTGATGGCGCCGCCGGTTGGCACACCaatggatgttgatgccaGTCCTGTCGCTATTGCCCACTTGTCTCTTTCTCCCCGAAGGAAAATCGAGACCAAGGCTCCACACAACCCATCGAATAtctttgctgctgcggcggctaACACGCAAGCTTCGGGCGACAGGCCTCCGTCACCGGTAAACTATGGGAGTGActcggatgatgaggatatgCCCAGCCCGACGAGGAATATCAAGGCCTCGAGCAAGAACCCCTTTACCAGCAAGGGGAGGCCGCAGTTGCATGCGCAAAAGAGTATGCCTGTGCATAGGCTGCAAAGCAAGCAGACGACTACCTTGCAAAGCAAGACTGTTGGGGCGGTGGCGAGCAACCCTGACTTTGGAACTGGGGGGTTGACGCTCAGGCAGGCGGGGAGCAATGGTGCTCTTggacaccagcagcagcaacaaggaaACAGCcctgggttgaggaggttgagcaaGATTCCTAGTGCGGCGGGGTTGAACAAGAATCTCTCTGACGccaagaaggaaggggagctGCATACAACGGTCAGTATGACGGGTCTTAACAAGATTTCTGGCGGGATGAGGTCAAATATCCAGGGTAGGACACTGGTTGAGCTTCAGCAGGCTAGGGCTGGGGGTAGGCCGTTGAGCGGGATCATGACTGGGGAGGGGTTCAGCAGCGGGTTGAATGCGAACACGGGGGGgattggagggggagggagtccGGTGAGGGCCTTTAGGgagcatgctgctgctgctaatAGGGGGTTGGGCGCTGAGCCGGCGGCTGTGTGGAATCCGGAGACGGACGAGATGCCGAGTCCGTttttggtgaggaggaagccgaTTGTCAAGGCTTAG